The Nyctibius grandis isolate bNycGra1 chromosome 3, bNycGra1.pri, whole genome shotgun sequence genome window below encodes:
- the CIDEA gene encoding lipid transferase CIDEA isoform X5 — protein MRFFRGKRKKELCSFTSSLRCDGRSLVSMGASVGAVTKQTLFPPLMPAGRPFRVSNASRSSRKGIVASSLQELISKTLDAFLISAGIVTLVLEEDGTVVDTEEFFKSLDDNTHFMVLEKGQKWTQTRNGVAAVRQKKKMGVANITFDLYKLNPKDFIGCLNIKATFYEIYSVSYDIKCMGAKSILRV, from the exons ATGCGGTTCTTCCGAGGGAAGCGCAAGAAGGAGCTTTGCAGTTTTACGTCCTCTCTGAGGTGCGATGGCCG atCTTTGGTATCCATGGGAGCATCTGTGGGAGCAGTAACAAAACAGACCCTGTTCCCTCCTCTCATGCCTGCAGGGCGACCTTTCCGTGTGTCAAATGCCTCCCGAAGCAGCCGGAAAGGAATTGTTGCAAGCAGTCTGCAAGAGCTCATCAGCAAG ACTTTAGATGCCTTCCTTATATCTGCTGGTATAGTTACTCTGGTTTTGGAGGAAGATGGCACAGTTGTGGACACAGAAGAGTTCTTCAAGTCCCTGGATGATAACACACACTTCATGGTTCtagaaaaaggacagaaatggaCACAA acAAGAAATGGAGTCGCTGCTGtgagacaaaagaagaaaatgggagtAGCTAACATCACATTTGATCTGTACAAGCTGAACCCTAAGGATTTTATTGGCTGCTTAAACATCAAGGCGACCTTCTATGAAATCTACTCCGTCTCATATGACATCAAATGTATGGGAGCAAAAAGCATATTGCG GGTGTAG
- the CIDEA gene encoding lipid transferase CIDEA isoform X4 has translation MRFFRGKRKKELCSFTSSLRCDGRSLVSMGASVGAVTKQTLFPPLMPAGRPFRVSNASRSSRKGIVASSLQELISKTLDAFLISAGIVTLVLEEDGTVVDTEEFFKSLDDNTHFMVLEKGQKWTQTRNGVAAVRQKKKMGVANITFDLYKLNPKDFIGCLNIKATFYEIYSVSYDIKCMGAKSILRCFS, from the exons ATGCGGTTCTTCCGAGGGAAGCGCAAGAAGGAGCTTTGCAGTTTTACGTCCTCTCTGAGGTGCGATGGCCG atCTTTGGTATCCATGGGAGCATCTGTGGGAGCAGTAACAAAACAGACCCTGTTCCCTCCTCTCATGCCTGCAGGGCGACCTTTCCGTGTGTCAAATGCCTCCCGAAGCAGCCGGAAAGGAATTGTTGCAAGCAGTCTGCAAGAGCTCATCAGCAAG ACTTTAGATGCCTTCCTTATATCTGCTGGTATAGTTACTCTGGTTTTGGAGGAAGATGGCACAGTTGTGGACACAGAAGAGTTCTTCAAGTCCCTGGATGATAACACACACTTCATGGTTCtagaaaaaggacagaaatggaCACAA acAAGAAATGGAGTCGCTGCTGtgagacaaaagaagaaaatgggagtAGCTAACATCACATTTGATCTGTACAAGCTGAACCCTAAGGATTTTATTGGCTGCTTAAACATCAAGGCGACCTTCTATGAAATCTACTCCGTCTCATATGACATCAAATGTATGGGAGCAAAAAGCATATTGCG